A genome region from Lucilia cuprina isolate Lc7/37 chromosome 3, ASM2204524v1, whole genome shotgun sequence includes the following:
- the LOC111676786 gene encoding achaete-scute complex protein T3, translating into MASVCMSQNNYQQQHHFEIVNGNMMMLQQHHQQQQMPVQAQYVNKLQPIAPAQPKILGTSNLQNIQQQQAPGPMMVKKKYTYANMPYGEQLPSVARRNARERNRVKQVNNGFANLRQHIPQTVINTLSSGGRGASKKLSKVDTLRIAVEYIRGLQDLLESSNQAGSSSSMQQQHYDETSNDGSNYGYSSIGSPVDNQSYHMTHSPTSSYSDSDISINGANSFVQPLKLEEPEQQDFKFDFSEQHDDEELLDYISSWQDQ; encoded by the coding sequence atggcTAGTGTTTGCATGTCACAGAACAactatcaacaacaacatcactTTGAAATTGTCAACGGCAACATGATGATGTTGCAACAACaccatcagcaacaacaaatgcctGTACAGGCTCAATATGTCAACAAATTGCAACCTATTGCTCCAGCTCAACCCAAAATTTTGGGAACCAGCAACTTGCAAaatattcaacaacaacaagctCCAGGACCCATGATGGTCAAGAAGAAGTACACTTATGCCAACATGCCCTATGGTGAGCAATTGCCCTCAGTAGCTCGCCGCAATGCTCGTGAGCGTAACCGCGTTAAGCAAGTCAACAATGGTTTTGCCAATCTCCGTCAACACATTCCTCAAACCGTCATCAATACACTGTCCAGTGGTGGCCGTGGTGCTAGCAAGAAACTCTCCAAAGTTGATACTCTACGCATTGCTGTTGAATACATTCGTGGTTTACAAGATCTTTTGGAATCATCTAATCAAGCTGGTTCCTCCAGCAgcatgcaacaacaacactatgaTGAAACCAGTAATGATGGCAGCAACTATGGTTACTCTTCAATTGGCAGTCCTGTTGACAATCAATCCTACCATATGACCCATTCTCCAACCTCATCCTACTCCGATTCCGACATTTCCATCAATGGTGCCAACAGTTTTGTACAACCTTTGAAATTGGAAGAACCCGAACAACAAGATTTCAAATTTGATTTCTCCGAACAACATGATGATGAAGAACTTTTGGATTACATTTCATCTTGGCAAGATCAATAA